In Styela clava chromosome 10, kaStyClav1.hap1.2, whole genome shotgun sequence, the sequence AAATATCCAGCGTACCGCCTCGGAGGCTTTGCGTTACATCAGTGTCTCGCGCATCGTTGATTGGATACCTTTGGCTTAGAGAATTAGACAACTTCGATTTCTAGCCTTGTAACATATTTTAATGAGAATTCAACactatcagcacataactattATTAAATCTAACCTTTTCCAGGAATAACCGAGATCGACCACGATGAGCAAAGCGGAAGTCTTAATTACTATTCttccaataaaaatatacaagttAATTACAACGTGTCAATGGATCAGATTGTTGCTCTAATGAGTGTTTCACAGCAATGTGAACAATATATTGAAGTTAGTAAAAgctaaatagaatattttttttttagatattgatCAATAATATTAGTGATATATATTACAGtcattttgattcatttcagTGGCGTTGTTCCAGAACAAGGATGTTTTACAGTGACAAAAACTGGTGGCTGTCACGTGATGGAGACAAAATGACCTACTGGGGAGGAGCTGCCCCCGGGCATGATGGATACTGTGGGTGCGGAGAAACTGGTAAGAGCGTAACCtagatttgaataaaataaaaatataggtcATAAAAATGTTTATACCACAGGAACGTGTCTGCCTGGAACCAGTTATCTACACAAATGCAATTGCGACTATATTAGCTCCAGTGATGGCACATACCGTGTTGATGGAGGTTATCTGTACGACAAAAGCACATTGCCAGTAACTGGCATGGCATTTGCATTGGATTACTATTACTCTTCTTCCATTTATTCTCGGGGAGACTACAAACTTGGAAAACTTAGGTGCTATTGATGCCTTAACCTGATTAACCTGAAACATGCATCAGTACTTtctgaaattatgaaaataaaatttattgaatctagtaataaaataatttactgATGATTTCACTCAATATTCtgtatgatatattttatttatcggAAGGTTGAGGTGAATGTTGTTCagttaatattttcatatttagctcggggagaggaaagtcagtGTATAATACAGAATACAGATCGATCGTAAAACGAACAACAACAAGTCAAAAACGTAATCGACCTGCGGCAGTGATAGCCCGACCTATATCGATACcataaccatatggcgaaccactatCTTTCACCAGGTTATTAGTACCTGTTCCAGGGGATAGCAATCTGTTTCAAGGTTTTGGATGTATAAAATTGGGTGATGGGCATTGGTGGGTTTCAGAATGTTCCTGGAATGTCGTCGCTGAATTCATCACTGGATAAGATGGTGACACGCTTAACTAGGAATCCCAGCATTCCGTATGTTTTATCTTTGCGTCCGTTTTATTATTCATTGCTTCTTCCTGTTTCCCGGCCACAACAAATTGGTTGGGCAAATAAAGAATGTTATGTTATAGAATAAGCAGAGCGACTTCAGAAAAACATGCAACAACTAAATCGAAGTAGGAAATGCGAACACCACGAAACGTTTATTATAATATTCTCTACCAGGGAAATTCAACTTACAAATGAAGCTATTTGAGATTAGGGTTTGATTGCGCTCCTGAAATGCTTGGTTGCATTTGTTCAAAACTTCAAAGATATCCGATAAATctcataatatataaattataattaattatctattaataaaattaataactaagtttttttcaaattgatttgaaaatttaacttttatttatattatcgaAAGTAAAGACAAATACATGAACTTTGTTATATATGTCTGAGCAAAACTACAATAAAATTCAAACTTATGATCTGGTGACCTATTTCCCAGAAGACCTAATTCTAAAAATTGTTCGTTTATACCAccatttattttatcaaattctgTAGGATCTTGTGCAATTTGTAAGCCGTCAATTATTTCGAGTGTCCGAGCTGGTAGCATTTGAGTTTTATATTACAAATTGTTTAAATAGTTGCATTTGATTGACACTAAAGAGTGGGCGTTTCAGAGCTTTCTATAGCACGATAGGACCCCATCGagaagtcctaacgagtgggtaAACCGACATCCCTTGGGTCAACATGGAAGCTCGGTATATATTCAGACACAGCgaaatttgtataaaaaaaactattttgttttggctgTTTTAATATGCAATGTGATTTCTCGTTTGTTTTAGATATTTATCTGTTGTGAGTGGAAATATTTTGCCGTGCAGTGTATTCAGTTATTTCGGtatatctatatttttttataatatttttgtttgaatttgacAACATCTAAACCAGGGCCGCGCTCAATATGTGGCCCGCAGAAGAgttccgagtggcccgcgcagtatttttagaaattaaataaactaaACTTAAACCGATGTCTCGCCCAAATTTGAGTCACAATCGACACCTCCCATAAAACAATtaagtaaattattattaaaacaaattataCTTGGTCGTTCAAACGCGCGAGAGACAGGactaaatgaatattttcgaGACATCGCTTCCAATTTACTTCACTGTAGTGAGCACTGATATGGACGATTTGTCCATTTCAGCCTGTTGTATTCAAACTCCCTTAACAACGAGTCGTGAATTTTATATAGGGCAAGGTGTGTTTCGTGATTTGGGTTTGTTTATTCCGGCCATCTACATTCATATATCGGTTCTCGTTATCACATGTACCAAACCCTGCGCCCTGGTCGACATcgatgtttgtttttatttctcgAAGGACCACGCGCTTTTCTCAACAAAATGAAAGCTATTGTACGATCATTGGTCGAGGAAAATTATAGGAATAAATTTGCAACCCAAATTTAGTTCAATATGATAATTATATTTCGTGTAGGCTTTGATCATTCTTATCACcactgtaaaataaaaagtgtaCTGTACAAGATCTTTACTACTGGCTTTTTTTGCGTTAAATAGAACTTCTGAAATTTATTCATTGGTTTAAAAATGCGTGCATATTGTTTTCAGATATTCGCAATAGCTTTGTGCAATAAGATGGCTTGTATTAACTAACCTCTTgatatttagatttttttttccataaaaTATACTAGTTTTGTGAAGAGAAAGATACTAACAATACATCCACTGAATCAAATGCTTAAACAGATTTCTATCCTGGAAtccataaatattaaacaaacacATTTAAACAAGTGGGTGATGCTTCATTAGATGGACACGAAGACGTATAATTAGCCTACGTCAAGTAGACCAATGGATTGTTATACAGATTCTTCTCTCAGCAGCAGAAATTATACAAGCAAATTATTGTTCATTCTGAACAACAGGCCAAGAAAAAGAGAAATACTTGTTTGAAGATCATTTTTAAAGGATCAGATTTCTTACGACTTGCTTCGGATTAATATTCATCATATAATATAAACACGTCATATTTGAATCACAACGACATAAAGCTTTAAATCAGCACTTCGTTGCTGCTATTTGCAAAAATATCTTATTGGTTGTTGGTATTCTTCTTATCTCTGGTTTActgtttttgaatttataaaacatcaCCGGGTATTGGCAATCAATTGGCGCCCCTTCGGGTATTTTTACAGTTTGAAACGATATCACACACACTCTAAATAAATCGAAAAACATCTGAATGACGGGACGAGTTGCAAAATCTTATTCCATTCAATAATTATCTTTCGTACATATGATATATATGAATTTTTCCTTCACCTTCATCGCCACCTCCTTCATATCCATGCCCTTACTCTGCCCAACAAGAACCGCCTACGTACGCCCGAATCCCTACCCCCGCGACAGATAAAACATGCTACCGCAGGCCTTAAAGTCGAAACGCAGTAAATTGCGCAAGCAATGTATATTGCTGTCCAACCTAAACAGTGGtggaaaaaatatcagaaaaaaaatattctgataCTACGTGGATGACGCACGTCGTCTTTCCCCGGATTCTGATGAAATATAAGCTAATCAATGTTATTTAGGCTATGGTTAATCAGTTTTACATTCTATTATAAATGCATTCTTGAGATTCTATTGCAGGCCGTCTATGGAAATTTCAGTGGTATACCTCATTTTCCTTAGCGCCTTATAAAcacgtgcttattttgcctGATTGTTTATCGAACACCGCCAGTACCTCACAAATAACTGTCAAAGTAATTTAAACCTGAAGTGTGttaattttcttgtttttcctGAAAGCCTTCTTGTGCGTTCACTGGGCCACTAATATcgtgatatattttcaatttacgtGCTAAACTTGTACGCATTTTTGACTTTGAAAAACGCCGGCGCAACACCTGTCTGTCTCCTTCTAATATTCTTCAGTAATTTGCGTTCTATTTGAATCAATGTGCAGCTTTAATTAATGATCAGAGATCGAGCGTAAATGGTTTACAGCTGAAAGTGTTTGAAATTGTGAACATCTGAAGCAAAAAGATATATACTCCTAAAAATATGCCGGCGAAAATTTTTACTCACTATTCCGAGTAGTGttgaattacaaaataaaacattcgAGGTTCATTAGCGCGACATACAGGAATGTTCTCATAGAAGCAAAGTGTTTGTATGTTGTTGAGTAAAAACCAATGTAGTTTATAAACCAATACCGAATAGGATGAACTATTAGAAACCATATTCATATTAGTTTGAAAGATATAAAGCGAACGATGTCGATAttcgaattttaaaaaaaatgaaaagggCGCTTCTCAGCAATAatgcgcatccatattagtttaaaagatacaaaacaaaaaatgccgATACCTATAAAGAAAAAAGACATGAAAAGCGACGTTTATAAGCTATTGAGTGATGCATTCAGCCATTTTCTTAATTACCCcacattgaaattaaaaatattttattgcatcttgaagaaattaaatttgcttatttttaaaatgttaaaattaattCGTATCCACATTAGTTTAAAAGATATAATGCAAAGAATGTCGATACGCAAAGGAAAAAACACGAAAAAGgccgtttgaaatatcccacattgggaatatttttattttatattagtaCATTAAACTCACTTATTTTTGTAATGTAGAAATTAATGCGTATAAACATGCTTCCTAACCTCAGTACCATTAAAACGTACTTTAGCGGAGTAACCCCACCGACTCCTCTAGAAGTCAAAAAACACACGATAGATTGTGACGCCAAATATTCGTAGGCTATATTGTAAGGTTGCACAATCGAGTTGATCCATATACCAGATACCGATATACACTTAAAACCCTAGGGCAAGTATATGATGGAACCAAATGTCTACCTAACACAGAACAATAATACAAGGACGATCAACACTTGAGCTAGGATAATACGTCATCAACGTAtgaaacaatacaagatataactgtTAATATAAAagatcaaataaaaattgagtCTATTATTGAGTTTCCTCGGATTTCGGGAGATCTTTGTCATTGCAGTCATCATTGAGTCCAGATGAGGCAGGATCCATAGTTGGATACTAGCAATACACAGACTATGCCCATATGCCAATCCTAggggaacttggatattgtgtattgaactgcaggtcctttctccttgatTACTTgctacttcggatccgtatgtggcacaaaaatatcataaaagaaaatgaaatcgGGCAACGACGTTGTTTCAGGCAAATTACATTCACTATCAATAATAAGTGGTTAAAAGCATTGAAAAAAACAGTAACTATGTACTCGCTACTATTTGAACTCAGAGGAACCTTATTCGGAACAAATTCTTTTGTCTTATTATCGTGGTGCCCATGAACGATGCTTCTATTTAGGTTAGCAGGAACCTTGTTGCAAGCAAAATTTTTCCAATTGTTAAATTTTCCACGTAATTTCCTGTGTAATTTCTTCCACTGTAATTTTGAGCTCTGATCGCCAAGGTTGAATCATTGATGTACatcaggcctgcacaactcaaattaccacgaggtCCGCATTccgcaagcataaatctgaaAGCCCGGCGtgccgcaaactttgccacatacaaatttcacaagatgaactacaaatcaaaaaaattttgtgaaacagtcaaatttaatgaaacactttcattactggggagctTGAGTAAAGCtattttcttgagtaaaaacaaggtacagtatttttgcatatgagatggcaaatatgtatttagcggttcatctaccttgaaaacccatccttcattttcaatatttttttttattagaattaggtattgcgtgCTGCAGTATAAACTGGctgcagaaaaatattttactcaggttcGGTTTTTTAAAATCGtccaaatatatgtatgacaatttatttagtaatatctaccattattggatatttccattgtaggctagacaaacaatctgtttagtagcaatagatcttcctctgttgtacttttttgactgttaaataacatttttctacaaaatctgctccaatttatttgaaattttacagtaaatagcaatatcttttgtgcgagaatttctgcaccattcataaatgaaggaattgttttttaagttctgaatttgaatcaaaaaagaaacttcagtttcataaactgttagtaaaaaataatggaGGTAATAATAAAGAGATTGTATAGTAGCGAAGGAGCAGCAGCGAAAGTGGGAAGAGAAAAAGTGTTCTTGAAGCGCGGGACAAAGAAAATCGCAAGGAGTTTCCATTTAAATAGAATGGGAATATCATTTGTCTCACTTTGAGAAACTACATGAAATACCCTGTGCTAATCATATTATATGAAGAATAAACAACATATGTCCCCTGATGATACCGAATCTAAAAAACTAAAACAATATGATGAGGCGAAACCGTACTCGACTTACTACGGGAATGTtcgtctatgacgtcacaaacgGCATTATAATCTGGTGTGACATAACAATGACTTGTAATTAAATGACAAATTGTAATTTGAGGAAAATCATTCCTACTTGAGAATCGCAAGCGACCAAATCATTTTTGGAACTTGTATCTTTCGGGTTTATATTGCTTATGATTATGGAGGACAATcataaaatcaagcttagagcctgcATCCAGGAGAAGCAGGACAGTCGTCGTCGAGAAAATGGCTCATTAAAGAAGATGGCGAAGTTTTTCAGCAAAGTCCGCGCTCGTGAAAATCGGAAGGTTAGAATTAATTAAATTACTACAAGCATTTTTTTAGAGGCAAAAGTTTTTTGAACATTAGGATAATGTACTATCATTAGTTGCAACTAACAAACAGTGCGTTTGTTACCAATGCTCGATACCATTAAATTTCATTGCTATTTGTACTTCGACATCCACCATTTTGTTGCTTGATGCTTCCTTCAAATTAGCGTTTTCGGATTTCGGTGGTTGCAAATATTCTGCTTTGTTGATCTCATTTTTCATTATAGGCTATTAATACTATTGTACTTATGTATAATAGTTTTTTCCATCGGTAACGATTCAATATCGCGCAACAATAACGGTTCCTGCAAAATCCAATTGAGCATATACTTTTAATTAATCAGATCTTAAAATGAACCCGATTGctaaattgaatttctgacaggCATAATTTAGTCATTGATTGAATGACCTAAATAtcatttttcttcagttttcTCCGTGTGTGTAATAGGAATAGGACCACAATGCATAAATACTATATATACATGCTTTCTGAATTGTACAGATTGCTTCACTACTTCTTCAGGCCAAGTCAAAgacaaaacatttttcacaCCGGTGTGGAAGACTACTACGAAAGGTAAGATGATATGGATATTGGTGAGATGCATATACAATATTTGCAATACCAACATTACATTACTACATTTCATTTAGATTTTTCTTTGCTGCTCATCGGACGAGTTAGATGACGACTTTCGTTCGACATTGAACGGTCCAAATGTTCCTGGACCTTCTGCCCGCAATGCCATTATAAACAAGGATGAAGTATCCAATCCTGATTTCGGGTCACCGAGACGACATCCAAAATCTGTTGGACAAGATGGCATCTCCCTCGATGACGTTAGTGGATTTGTCGCATTTGACTGCACGTGTATTTTTAACATCCATATTTCTCACCATATAAGCTTTATACTacattttattcagattttcctttgTCTTCCACCAGACGAGATAGATGTTGGTCTTCTTTTAGCATTGAAAGGTCCGAATGTTTCTGGACCTTCTGTTTACAAAGGCATTATTGACAATGATAGCGTATTTATACCTGATTTCGGGTCACCGGGAAGACATCCCAACCTTTTTGGACAAGATGGCATCTCCTTAGATGATGTTAGTAGATTTTTTCACATTCGAACTGTAAAACAATATTTGTAGCTTTTAAACATGCGTGTTCGTAGCATCGATATTTAAATACAAGCTTTATACTGTAAAATTATAATGTTGATACGCATTATAGATAATATTTAAAAGCATTTAGTTAAAATAATCCAATTTAACAGGTGTTTTATCTAATTGTACATGATTTTTTCACTGTGTTGCAcgattatttgattttttatttttagttctaATTTGGCAGTTTAGCAtccataattattattataagtcAATGAACATTTGATAAAGCAGACTAATTATTTCACTTTTCAAAGGAAACGCCACCTCTGGAAATCGAAATTCCTTTTGCCAAGTATGCAGAACAAAGACTGTCATTGGACTGGTGGGATAAGGTAACCAATAACCTtcgaaaaaaactaaaatttaagAAATGGTCATAATGCGAAAAATGTTACATATCGATAATTTCACGGAGCTAATAAATGAATATACTAGTTCTGGGTTATAACAAAAACCCGCGTCTAGTAGAAAATATGAGagcaatgcttgaatatatGGTCACGTTCGTGCATCGGTGAGGCTTCGTTCGCCAGAAATATCCTCGTGACGGACAAGCGTGACGGAATTGGTCAAGCACTATGGAataaatagatttcaaaatgaTCAATAAAATTGTGTGTCTCAGCTTTGCGTCGTCTCTGACTGGAATTTTCGTTTTACGGAAGAAAATATGCTTACATATACCCCATTGgtaaataaactgaaatttCGCTACGGGGTCCCTTTTTTAAATaagaattttgcgatattctttattttacaaattcatAAAATAGTTGTAATAATCTTGATTGCTCAAAATGAATTTAAACGTCTGGCGCATCTTTAATTctataattaaatttatataagaCTTTTTATGTGACAATGAGAAGCAAGTTAGACCTGTGGTACTTACGTATGTGTTCTTGTAgcatataaaatatatgtttattaatattttcagatGGATTCAATGGTTGATGAGAATAAACGGAAAACGGACATGAAATCGAATCAaacaaatgttaaaatattttcataggaTTTTCCTGCTGCGAATAAAGTGCCAACACAGAAAAAGGgtaaattaaaataacactTGACTTAATGCAAATTAGGTAATGCAAATTCCAACTTAATTGTCATAATTATGgaaacatatatatttgatcaaCAGTGTTGGCGTTTGCAAAATCATAGATTACTGATTACAAGAATCCCTAAAATTActgttattattttcaaaatatatatctttaatCTGACAGGATGACGTAAATAATGATGTCCAATTGACGTTCAATCGTCGAATGAAATTCATTGGGAAATTCACGCAAACTCGGAGAGATGTAGGCGTTTTACAACGCAATAGCCGTCGTCGCAGCGAACGCCGTCGGATTTGACCAGCAAAGTTCGTTTCTTACACAATACGCGAGTGCACGACGGACTAATTTGAAGAAATAAAGGTGTTGGACCGAGAATGGCAACCAAGAGGACACAACACCGGAACGACAAAGACATTTCTTGACTGAGTGAATTTCGGTCATGGATGAGCGTAAAAGAAAACGAACGCGAACTTACCGTATACTTGTACTGCGTGCTTTGACGTCTTAGTAGTCATcttgatattgaaaatatataatattgtttttttttttgtatgtcTGATTTTATATTGAGCAATACAAAAAAGTTAGATTGCAACAATgcgtaaaataaattattttgtgcAAAACGATGTACTCGGAAAATACCTTATTGGTTTTAATACgtccgaaaatattttttatatatatttaagtaaGTGGAATAGGGCAACGGAAACACGGAATAAACGAATTCGAAGCGCTTCAAACATTTAAACATCCTGAAAAATTCATCTGCCGTTCAGCAAGAGTAGCATCGACAGTACTTCTATTTCGTCCTAATTTGTGTCATTTTTAACaccaaaaagttttgaaatttttatttaaaaattatctgGAAATTTTAACAATTGGAAAAGGTTCGTACCAACTCCTAAATCAAATCATCGTTCACAGGCATTGCGATTATAATACAGGAGCAATTACTTTGTTGGGAGTTTGTTCTAAATGAGGCTAAGGAATTGACAAAAAGTTCGGTTTGGGAAGTCCAGAATATTTTCAGTTCGACAAGTGTTCATGAGATCTTAAAAGAGATCTTTAAACAGATATGAACCTACTTTTATAATCGTCTATCCAAGCGTAGTTTTTTCCACCCACAATTTGCAAATGCAAATAATGACACTTAGTTTCAAAATCATTACTTCAACCAATCATTTAAAACGATTGTTTTTTACTATAAAACAAGCCATTTCAATAGTCTatgatttttcattcatttcatggggttttaatttttattttaaaaatgattgacaAAAATGATTGTTCACAACAGAACTGTAACAAAAATATGAGAGCGTAATTCACAGGGGTACCTACGGTACCTTACCTGTTGCTGTActgtaggcctgctattcgatcgtaGAACGCTTCTTTTCTGGCCTTTAAAAACTCAATTTAATTTGCTCTTATCAATATTAACAAATACGGTAGGCTAGATTTGCTAGAAAACCTACAGTTGACATTGCTGCAATAGTAAGATCGCGAagggaataagtcaatttcccTGTGGTACGGTAACTTAGCAGTACCGTACATGCAGGCTTGATCAcgcaaccgcttgaaataagtttcAAAACAATGTTACCATGAGTAAATGTTAGAAGagcgaaattttgaatgtaatatcagatctcataggattcatagaaaatttaagaataaatataaaagtaccgtaatagccttctgaaaaaaaataaaactttaaccactgaaaagcaatcggtccagtattcgaagagaaaagcgattttataagGATGGTGACGAAGAAAAATGAgactaacaacaacataatattgaaacgatcgttatgtccactaaagtgTCCAATAAGTCAAAAACGTAATCGACCTGCGGCAGTGATAGCCCGACCTACATCAACACCATaaccatatagcgaaccacTATCTCTCACCTGGTTATTAGTACCTGTTCCAGGGGATAGCAATCTGCTTCAAGGTTTTGGATGTATAAAATTGGGTGATGGGCATAGGTGGGTTTCAGAATGTTTCTGGAATGTCGTCGCTGAGTTCATCACTGGATAAGATGGCGACACGCTTAACTAGGAATCCCAGCATTCCGTATGTTTTATCTTTGCGTCAGTTTTATTATTCATTGGTTCTTCCTGTTTCCCGGCTACAACAAATTGGTTGGGCCAATAAAGAATGTTATGTTAGAATAAGCAGAGCGACGTCAGAAAAACATGCAACAACTCAATCGAAGTAGGAAATGCGAACACCAAGAAACGTTTATTATAATATTCTCTACCAGGGAAATTCAGCTTACGAATGGAACCTTTTAGCTTTAAGATTAAGGTTTGATTGCGCTCCTGAAATGCCAGATTGCATTtattcaaaacttcaaaaatatccgATAAATctcataatatataaattataattaattatctattattaaaattaataactaagtttttttcaaattgctaaaaaaatttaacttctatTTATATTATCGAAAGTAAAGACAAATACATGAACTTTGTTATATATGTCTGAGCAAAACTACAATAAAATTCATGATCTGGTGACCTATTTTCCAGAAGACCTAATGCTAAAAATTGTTCGTTTATACCACCATTTATTTTATCGAATTCTGTAGGGTCTTGTGCAATTTGTAGGCCGTCAATTATTTCGAGTGTCCGAGCTGGTAGCATTTGAATCCTATATTCCAAACTGTTTAAATAGGACCGCATCGagaagtcctaacgagtggatAAACCGACCTTCCTTGGatccacatggaagctcggtatATATTCAGACACAGCGAAATTtgtatgaataaatattttgttttggttgtTTTAATCTGCAATGTGACTTCTCgtttattttacaatatttatctGTTGTGAGTGGAAATATTTTGCCGTGCAGTGTATTCAGTTATTTCGGtatatctatatttttttataatatttttgtttgaatttaacAACATCTAAACCAGGGCCGCTCAATATGTGGCCCGTAGAAAAgttccgagtggcccgcgcagtatttttagaaattatataAACTAAACTTAAAGCGATGTCTCGCCCAAATTTGAATCACAATCGACATCTCccataaaaaaatcaattaaattattattaaaaaaaattatacttgGTCGTTCAAACGCGCGAGAGACGGGactaaatgaatattttcgaGACATCGCTTCCAATTTACTTCGACTGTAGTGAGCACTGATATGGACGATTTGTCCATTTCAGCCTGTTGTATTCAAACTCCCTTAACAACGAGTCGTGAATTTTATATAGGGTAAGGTGTGTTTCGTGATTTGGGTTTGTTTATTCCGGCCATCTACATTCATATATCGGTTCTCGTTATCACATGTACCAAACCCTGCGCCCTGGTCGACATcgatgtttgtttttatttctcgAAGGACCACACGCTTTTCTCAACAAAATGAAAGCTATTGTTCGATCATTGATCGAGGAaaattataggaatgaatttgcAACCCAAATTTAGTTCAATATGATAATTATATTTCGTGTAGGCTTTGATCATCTTCATCACCaccgtaaaataaaaagtgtaCTGTAGAAGATCTTTGTTACTGGCTTTTTTTGCGTTAAATAGAACTTCTGAAATTTAGTCACTGTGTAAAAATGCGTGCATATTGTTTTCAGATATTCGCAATAGCTTTGTGCAATAAGATGGCTTGTATTAACTAACCTCTTggtatttagattttttttccaTTAAATATACTAGTTTTGTGAACAGAAAGATACTAACAATACATCCACTGAATCAAATGCTTAAACAGATTTCTATCCTGGAAtccataaatattaaacaaccACATTTAAACAAGTGGGTGGTGCTTCATTACATGGACACGAAGACGTATAGTTAGCCTAGGTC encodes:
- the LOC120337718 gene encoding uncharacterized protein LOC120337718; translated protein: MEDNHKIKLRACIQEKQDSRRRENGSLKKMAKFFSKVRARENRKIFLCCSSDELDDDFRSTLNGPNVPGPSARNAIINKDEVSNPDFGSPRRHPKSVGQDGISLDDIFLCLPPDEIDVGLLLALKGPNVSGPSVYKGIIDNDSVFIPDFGSPGRHPNLFGQDGISLDDETPPLEIEIPFAKYAEQRLSLDWWDKMDSMVDENKRKTDMKSNQTNVKIFS